One window of the Puntigrus tetrazona isolate hp1 chromosome 13, ASM1883169v1, whole genome shotgun sequence genome contains the following:
- the rtn4b gene encoding reticulon-4b isoform X5 yields MDEMIERPAAHWKHRVLELLYWRDVKASGLVFGSSLFLLLSLLSCSIISVLSYSTLALLSVTISFRTYRGVLQAVQKSDEGHPFKPYLDQDVALSKDVVQRHSDVVLSWINGALKELRRLFLVEDLIDSLKFAAFLWVLTYVGAWFNGLTLLILGLIGAFSGPIVYERHQAPIDQLVFTLRSQVKDVFSQIQAKVPGAKKKDE; encoded by the exons ATGGACGAGATGATCGAGCGGCCCGCGGCGCACTGGAAGCACAGGG tgctgGAGCTGCTGTACTGGAGGGATGTGAAGGCCAGCGGGCTGGTGTTCGGCTCCAGCCTCTTCCTCCTGCTCTCCCTCCTCAGCTGCAGCATCATCAGTGTCCTGTCCTACTCTACGCTGGCCCTGCTGTCCGTCACCATCTCCTTCAGGACATACAGGGGAGTCCTGCAGGCTGTCCAGAAGTCTGATGAGGGCCATCCATTCAA ACCATACCTTGATCAGGATGTAGCTCTGTCTAAAGATGTGGTGCAGAGGCACAGTGACGTGGTTCTGAGCTGGATCAACGGGGCGCTGAAGGAGCTGAGGCGTCTGTTTCTGGTGGAGGACCTGATCGACTCGCTGAAG TTCGCGGCCTTTCTGTGGGTCCTCACGTATGTTGGTGCCTGGTTTAATGGACTCACGCTGCTCATTCTCG GTCTGATCGGAGCTTTCAGCGGCCCAATAGTCTATGAGAGACATCAG GCTCCGATCGATCAGTTGGTTTTCACGCTGAGGAGCCAGGTGAAGGATGTGTTTTCCCA gATTCAGGCCAAGGTCCCTGGAGCCAAGAAGAAGGATGAGTGA